The following proteins are encoded in a genomic region of Pleurocapsa minor HA4230-MV1:
- a CDS encoding DEAD/DEAH box helicase, which produces MIPSVLASEIQASITDFLKTEFRSSSPGFEDLIDRFLSQPEAIFKGPYLSASLPFRSGSSGIDYFPDVPMAFPPHRHQEQAFGRLQHPNYQSTIVATGTGSGKTECFMMPILDHCFKHRGEPGIKAILIYPMNALATDQAKRLAQLIWHNSNLKGYVTAGLFVGESEREPTSVMTETAVITSKDILRHSPPDILLTNYKMLDYLLIRPKDQGLWSGNSPETLRYLVVDEIHTFDGAQGTDLACLIRRLKARLQTPANHLACVGTSATLGEKKDTGNELLSYAGKIFNETFDLNAVVTEDRLSAAEFLADAFIDPQPVPSPDLLDSLLPQNYDSVEKYIRAQYQVWFNYPLEADWQEIDWRIDLGDRLKSLPIVHNLLKILSGKPTSLPSLWAQLSRKMRLPDSKDESRFAPTNYQIAIFTSLAALFSIARDINNRPWANIRIQLWLRELRRMVANISDRPALTFADDLTTEEAGKTLPVIHCRECGATGWGSLRRKQNDQQLGCDLRSFYTAFFNRNPLTVFVFPTKENEKHEEKERIEQKLCQDCLRLNIPQATYCHTCNSKNLLSVIEPNMVREKSKNGSKWRESSHDCPFCLTKNNLAILGSRAASLASAAIGTLFASTYNDDKKLITFSDSVQDAAHRAGFFAARTFRTTLRTAIKQYLDRQGNGKNLELIIPEFKQYWRSQLGSDADYVATFLPSDLEWLYEWEELRKSGKCSSQLKEYCDRRLDWEIISELSLKTSFGGSLEQTGTCAVGINLEQLNRATAEVLIKLQNEVGLHHISDRTVQQFILGIIHHMRQKGGILHPLLKQYIEQDGNIFLLQRPTFMPNMGPASIKPSYPVEARSHQEFEPVIIKNSTWWENWAFKNLNNTQEVSLIGAQTPAIYQQTFKTLVKFGLLGDRHTNKNAKVWGIETTVVRLDTDTKNLSCSHCHHSIVSTATELSFWQGMSCLQSQCSGHYQEEAEKLNFYKNLYSTGNLRRIFAQEHTGLLEREAREELERRFINGQHRCDPNLLSATSTLEMGIDIGDLSSVLLCSIPPQQANYQQRIGRAGRRDGNAFVTTIANGTNHDLYFWSNPLKMIAGGVETPGCYLDASAILQRQLTAYCLDCWIGTSENIPDLPEIFSRVLAPIQQGDLNRFPYTWLNFIDRHQKQLLQGFIQLFDTEIDKGTKEQLEVFIFKGEGDEGGLRWRILNRLQEVVEERKRLQNQIKTLGRRIKDKESGAKSQNYEQELEELKQERRGFMSLVELINKKNTLNFFTDEGLLPNYAFPEAGVTLKSIIWRKSNQQNSKYETHPFEYERPGALAIRELVPSSTFYAEGRRVKVDQIDVKLSEIEEWRFCRNCSYAVPTLYETAKQKTCPRCGDTMWADEGRKRKMVRLRQVMATTGDRKSRIGDDRDERTPSFFNHQLLADFAPEVREKSYLIDSQEFPFGFEFLSRVNFREINFGQITNQAETVEIAGEARPRGGFKICRECGKVQNGDELGNHTLACKKDDNPNNFIDVLYLFRQFESEAIRILMPVDTINSSQQLPSFLAALHLGLKLHFQGKVDHLRTLVSEEPVPNSSRRKPFLFLYDTVPGGTGYLKQLLRNPHELILVLEKALAVLVSCSCEDGCYECVFAYRNNFEQDNTSRQSAIAVLNAIITRKDKITLSQPGLSEVKLNALFDSVLEQRFIDALARYRHQDKPTTTTLRKEVIKGKPGYFLSIGEQNWQIEPQVELDQNNGVAIPSRADFVFYPAKESSDIKPIAVFTDGWEYHSDRLSQDFQQRMAIAKSGNFHVWSLTWSDVESQFNSQAGAYVNLLTQDISTVFRNNQNQLHQQYNCEQLRPLENKDSFVWLVNYLSNPDRHLWQKWALLRTLAYINPQVQTNRDIWQQEVSKLTSSKIINTFELNNSCRLASLDWKSNQQNNLIQSYFAIAPPKHKSYDSKGSLIVISLRDRFAGVDDEVIKAWTGVLRQFNLFQFLDYSYLVNDSDSEEETQLEKILLSPTAEPETSTRNSNPIWQEIKELVFDEDAIALIDYMAVHNWQVPEVGYEFTDDTDTVIAEAELAWSDRQLALVIDSSETETFTQNGWKTITVNEVLNNPEAFYHQYLAN; this is translated from the coding sequence ATGATACCATCTGTTCTTGCCTCCGAAATCCAAGCCAGCATTACCGACTTCCTCAAAACCGAATTTCGCTCATCTTCTCCTGGTTTTGAAGATTTAATCGATCGCTTTTTGTCACAACCAGAAGCAATCTTTAAAGGGCCATATTTATCTGCCAGTTTACCTTTTAGATCGGGAAGTTCGGGAATCGATTATTTTCCTGACGTACCGATGGCTTTTCCGCCTCATCGCCATCAAGAACAAGCATTTGGGCGACTGCAACACCCCAATTATCAGTCAACCATCGTCGCTACTGGGACGGGTTCGGGTAAAACAGAGTGTTTTATGATGCCGATCCTCGACCATTGTTTTAAACATCGGGGCGAACCAGGTATCAAGGCAATCCTAATCTATCCCATGAATGCTTTGGCTACCGACCAAGCTAAAAGATTGGCACAGTTGATTTGGCATAATTCCAACCTCAAGGGTTATGTTACGGCTGGTTTATTTGTGGGAGAAAGCGAACGCGAACCTACTTCGGTAATGACGGAAACGGCAGTAATTACCAGTAAAGATATACTGCGCCACAGTCCTCCAGATATTCTGTTAACCAACTACAAAATGTTGGATTATCTGCTGATTCGTCCCAAAGATCAAGGGCTATGGAGTGGAAATAGTCCCGAAACTCTGCGCTATTTAGTGGTAGATGAAATTCATACCTTTGATGGCGCACAGGGAACGGATTTAGCTTGTTTGATTCGTCGTCTGAAAGCTCGTTTGCAAACCCCCGCAAATCATTTAGCTTGTGTGGGAACTTCAGCAACTTTAGGCGAAAAGAAAGACACGGGGAATGAATTGTTGAGTTATGCAGGGAAAATATTTAATGAGACATTCGATCTCAATGCTGTTGTTACGGAAGATCGGTTAAGCGCAGCCGAGTTTTTAGCCGATGCCTTTATCGATCCGCAACCTGTACCTAGTCCAGATTTATTAGACTCGTTACTACCGCAAAATTATGACAGCGTAGAAAAATATATCCGCGCTCAATATCAAGTTTGGTTTAATTATCCTCTAGAAGCTGATTGGCAGGAAATAGACTGGCGCATCGATCTAGGCGATCGCTTAAAATCTTTGCCTATAGTCCATAACCTGCTTAAAATTCTTTCAGGTAAACCAACTTCTTTACCTTCTCTCTGGGCGCAGTTAAGTCGTAAAATGCGTCTTCCTGATAGTAAGGACGAATCGCGATTCGCCCCTACAAATTATCAAATTGCCATATTTACCAGTCTGGCTGCTTTATTTTCCATTGCACGGGATATTAATAATCGTCCTTGGGCTAATATTCGTATTCAACTATGGCTAAGGGAATTAAGACGCATGGTAGCAAATATTAGCGATCGCCCTGCACTAACTTTTGCTGACGATCTGACTACGGAAGAAGCAGGTAAAACCCTCCCTGTAATTCACTGTCGTGAATGCGGTGCTACGGGATGGGGGAGTTTACGACGCAAACAAAACGACCAACAGCTTGGGTGCGATCTCAGGTCGTTCTATACAGCATTTTTTAATCGTAATCCTCTAACTGTTTTTGTTTTTCCTACCAAAGAAAATGAAAAACATGAGGAGAAAGAAAGAATTGAGCAAAAGCTGTGCCAGGACTGTTTGAGGTTAAATATTCCTCAAGCTACTTACTGCCATACCTGTAATAGTAAAAATTTACTCTCAGTTATCGAGCCGAATATGGTGCGGGAGAAAAGCAAAAATGGCTCTAAATGGCGAGAATCCAGTCATGACTGTCCATTTTGTCTGACAAAGAATAATCTAGCTATTTTAGGTTCCCGTGCTGCTAGTTTAGCTAGTGCTGCAATTGGAACTTTGTTTGCTTCTACCTATAACGACGATAAAAAACTAATCACCTTCTCCGACTCCGTACAAGATGCTGCTCATCGGGCTGGTTTCTTTGCTGCGCGAACTTTTCGTACTACTTTAAGGACTGCGATCAAGCAATATTTAGATCGACAAGGTAATGGCAAAAATTTAGAGTTAATTATTCCCGAATTCAAACAATATTGGCGATCGCAATTGGGTTCGGATGCTGATTATGTAGCTACTTTTCTGCCTTCGGATTTGGAGTGGCTTTATGAATGGGAAGAGTTAAGGAAATCTGGTAAATGTAGTTCTCAGTTAAAAGAATATTGCGATCGCCGTTTGGATTGGGAAATAATCTCAGAACTTAGCCTTAAAACCTCTTTTGGTGGGTCATTAGAACAAACGGGAACTTGTGCAGTAGGGATTAATCTCGAACAATTAAACCGAGCTACAGCAGAAGTACTAATCAAACTCCAGAACGAAGTGGGACTGCATCATATTAGCGATCGCACAGTACAACAGTTTATCCTGGGCATTATTCATCACATGAGACAGAAGGGGGGAATTTTACATCCTTTGCTCAAACAGTACATTGAACAGGATGGCAATATTTTTCTCTTACAAAGACCGACATTTATGCCCAATATGGGACCCGCTTCGATCAAACCTAGTTACCCAGTAGAAGCAAGAAGCCATCAAGAATTTGAACCAGTCATCATCAAAAATTCTACTTGGTGGGAGAATTGGGCATTTAAAAACTTGAACAATACCCAAGAAGTTAGTTTAATTGGCGCACAAACACCCGCTATCTATCAACAGACTTTTAAAACTCTAGTTAAGTTTGGTCTTTTAGGCGATCGCCATACTAACAAAAACGCCAAAGTTTGGGGAATCGAAACTACAGTAGTAAGGTTAGATACAGACACCAAAAATTTATCTTGTTCCCATTGTCATCACTCCATTGTGAGTACAGCTACTGAACTATCTTTTTGGCAGGGAATGTCTTGCTTGCAATCTCAGTGTTCGGGACACTATCAAGAGGAAGCAGAAAAGCTTAATTTCTATAAAAATCTCTACTCTACAGGAAATCTCAGACGTATTTTTGCCCAGGAACATACAGGACTATTAGAAAGAGAAGCCAGAGAAGAATTAGAACGTCGCTTTATTAACGGTCAACATCGTTGTGATCCCAATTTGCTTTCTGCGACTTCTACTTTAGAAATGGGGATTGATATCGGGGATTTATCCTCAGTCTTACTTTGTTCTATTCCTCCCCAACAAGCAAACTATCAACAAAGAATCGGAAGGGCGGGAAGAAGAGACGGTAATGCTTTTGTTACTACCATCGCCAATGGTACAAATCACGATCTTTATTTTTGGTCTAACCCACTCAAGATGATTGCTGGAGGAGTAGAAACTCCTGGCTGTTATTTAGATGCCTCGGCTATTCTCCAGCGTCAACTAACGGCTTATTGTTTGGATTGTTGGATTGGTACGTCAGAAAATATTCCTGATTTACCTGAAATCTTTAGTCGTGTTTTAGCACCAATACAGCAAGGCGATCTAAATCGTTTTCCTTACACTTGGCTTAATTTTATCGATCGCCATCAAAAACAACTTTTACAAGGGTTTATTCAACTATTCGATACCGAAATAGACAAAGGTACTAAAGAACAATTAGAAGTTTTTATTTTTAAAGGAGAAGGGGATGAAGGGGGATTGCGCTGGCGTATTCTTAATCGTCTACAGGAAGTAGTTGAAGAACGGAAAAGACTGCAAAATCAAATTAAAACTCTCGGTCGTCGTATCAAGGATAAAGAAAGCGGTGCCAAGTCTCAAAACTATGAGCAAGAATTAGAGGAGTTAAAGCAGGAAAGAAGGGGCTTTATGAGCTTGGTGGAATTAATAAATAAAAAAAATACTCTTAATTTCTTCACTGATGAAGGTTTGCTGCCCAACTATGCCTTTCCCGAAGCTGGCGTAACTCTTAAATCCATCATTTGGCGCAAAAGTAACCAACAAAATAGTAAATACGAAACCCATCCTTTTGAATACGAACGTCCTGGTGCATTAGCCATTAGAGAACTTGTCCCCTCTAGTACCTTTTATGCTGAAGGTCGTCGGGTCAAAGTAGACCAAATTGATGTCAAACTATCGGAAATTGAAGAATGGCGTTTTTGTCGCAATTGTAGCTATGCCGTTCCTACTCTTTACGAAACTGCTAAACAAAAAACCTGCCCACGCTGCGGAGATACGATGTGGGCTGATGAAGGGCGTAAACGTAAAATGGTTCGTCTGCGTCAGGTAATGGCAACTACAGGCGATCGCAAAAGTAGAATTGGAGATGACCGAGACGAACGTACTCCTTCTTTTTTCAACCATCAATTACTAGCTGATTTTGCTCCCGAAGTTCGAGAAAAGTCTTATTTAATTGACTCACAAGAATTTCCCTTTGGCTTTGAATTCCTCTCACGAGTTAACTTTCGTGAAATTAATTTCGGGCAAATCACCAATCAAGCCGAAACTGTTGAAATAGCTGGTGAAGCTCGTCCGAGGGGTGGTTTTAAAATCTGTCGTGAGTGTGGCAAAGTTCAAAATGGTGATGAATTAGGCAATCATACCCTGGCTTGTAAGAAAGATGATAACCCCAACAACTTTATTGATGTGCTGTATCTATTCAGGCAGTTTGAATCAGAAGCAATTCGTATTTTAATGCCAGTAGATACGATCAATTCTTCCCAACAATTACCATCTTTTCTGGCTGCTTTACATCTGGGACTAAAGCTACATTTCCAAGGTAAAGTAGATCACCTCCGCACTTTAGTCAGTGAAGAACCCGTTCCCAATAGTTCTCGCAGAAAACCCTTTTTATTCCTCTACGACACCGTTCCTGGGGGGACTGGCTACCTCAAACAGTTACTCCGCAATCCCCATGAATTAATTTTAGTTTTAGAAAAAGCCTTAGCAGTACTTGTCAGTTGTAGTTGTGAAGATGGCTGTTACGAATGTGTTTTCGCCTATCGCAATAACTTCGAGCAAGATAACACTAGTCGTCAAAGTGCGATCGCTGTTTTAAATGCCATTATCACTCGCAAGGATAAAATTACCCTATCTCAACCAGGATTATCTGAGGTCAAGCTAAATGCCCTGTTCGATAGTGTTCTAGAACAGCGTTTCATCGATGCCTTAGCCCGATATCGTCATCAAGATAAACCAACTACAACTACACTGCGTAAAGAAGTAATTAAGGGAAAACCTGGCTATTTTCTCTCTATTGGCGAACAAAACTGGCAGATAGAACCCCAGGTAGAACTCGACCAAAATAACGGAGTAGCTATTCCCAGTCGTGCTGATTTTGTTTTTTATCCTGCTAAAGAGTCTTCAGATATCAAACCCATTGCTGTCTTTACCGATGGTTGGGAATATCATAGCGATCGCTTATCACAAGACTTTCAACAACGAATGGCGATCGCCAAAAGTGGAAACTTTCACGTCTGGTCGCTTACTTGGTCTGATGTTGAATCTCAATTCAATTCGCAGGCGGGAGCTTATGTCAATCTCTTAACCCAAGATATTAGTACTGTATTTCGCAACAATCAAAATCAACTTCATCAACAATATAATTGCGAACAACTACGACCTTTAGAAAACAAAGATAGTTTCGTTTGGTTAGTCAATTATCTCAGTAATCCAGATCGCCATCTATGGCAAAAATGGGCGTTATTAAGAACTCTTGCCTATATCAATCCTCAAGTCCAAACCAATCGAGACATCTGGCAACAAGAAGTTAGTAAATTAACTAGCTCTAAAATAATCAATACCTTTGAACTCAATAACTCTTGCCGTTTAGCTAGCCTTGATTGGAAATCAAACCAACAGAATAATTTAATTCAATCCTATTTCGCGATCGCCCCTCCAAAACACAAATCTTATGACAGTAAAGGTTCTCTGATAGTCATATCTCTTAGAGATCGCTTTGCAGGGGTCGATGATGAAGTAATCAAAGCCTGGACGGGAGTTTTACGGCAATTCAACCTATTTCAGTTTCTCGATTACAGCTATCTGGTTAACGACAGTGATTCTGAAGAGGAAACACAACTAGAAAAAATCCTGCTTTCACCTACCGCAGAGCCAGAAACATCTACAAGAAATAGCAATCCGATTTGGCAAGAAATCAAAGAATTAGTCTTTGACGAAGATGCGATCGCTCTAATCGATTATATGGCAGTCCATAATTGGCAAGTACCCGAAGTCGGTTACGAATTTACAGACGATACTGACACTGTAATTGCCGAAGCAGAACTAGCCTGGAGCGATCGCCAATTAGCTCTAGTCATAGACTCCAGCGAAACAGAAACCTTTACCCAAAATGGCTGGAAGACCATAACCGTGAACGAGGTTTTAAATAACCCAGAAGCCTTTTACCATCAATATTTAGCCAATTAA
- a CDS encoding DEAD/DEAH box helicase — MVNSAVLAPGAKIVVRDSEWLIRKTLKAAAGSRVVIEVIGISDFIKHQIAQFVVDLEDDLVVLDPKEIKLVADNSSGYLKSLLFIEGNLKQTAPTDSNLHIGHKAAMDTLAFQLDPSLKVLKMPRQRLLIADAVGLGKTLEAGILVSELIRRGKGRRILVVTTKSMLTQFQKEFWSRFTIPLVRLDSVGIQRIRSRIPTNHNPFHYYDKAIVSVDTLKQDREYRTYIENAYWDVIVIDEAHNVARRGKGQSTSLRAKLAERLATRSDSLIMLSATPHDGRAESFASLMNMLDPTAIASEQDYSKSEIRDLYVRRFKKDVKDQLAKHFPERNAIAIESNASNLEESAFEILDSLKLPSINKKGKAGMLFKTTLLKAMLSSPMACLETLTRRIKKVEKNSDSSTQDKDIAELEVLQSVLKQVTASEFSKYQKLLSVIEGKSQDEFAWKGKDSKDRIVIFTERLETMRFLEKNLAKDLSLKENALATLDGSMSDVDLMRIIEDFGNEQSPVRLLIATDVASEGINLHYLSHRLIHFDLPWSLMALQQRNGRIDRYGQEEQPQIRYLLTRSTNSRMDEVERIIQVLLVKDEQAVKNIGDPSVFMGVFDVDEEIRITSQAIESGTSAEDFASSLEPKQPKNDDFDFFALLDEPVVEIRQRDDRETRVGDENIAEMPSLFQDDFSYVKAALEEYKQEQDLQLSILEDELLIELTMPKELRDRYKRFPREILPEKNEPLRLSADKVAIALGLDEARRAEDSWSSLQYLWELHPIVTWLNDRGVTLFGRHQAPVITLGDKLAPTEVVFIISGVIPNRRGQPLINKWLGVVFEKNKFVRVEEFTATRDRTNLGNEPIPNTNQPIDESLLKLRSQAVDQATKNILAADKEYNDRINPILSQQLDRLEQLRWEHNRQLELKFENINTITESKKQKEQNRIKRIFDDYYSWVEESTITEKVPYIKIVAVLSSSE, encoded by the coding sequence ATGGTCAATTCTGCCGTACTTGCACCAGGGGCTAAAATTGTTGTACGCGATTCTGAATGGTTGATACGTAAAACTCTCAAAGCTGCTGCTGGAAGTAGGGTAGTGATAGAAGTTATTGGTATTAGTGATTTTATCAAACATCAAATAGCACAATTTGTCGTCGATTTAGAAGATGATTTGGTTGTTTTAGATCCCAAAGAAATAAAGTTAGTTGCTGATAATTCTTCTGGTTATTTAAAATCATTATTATTCATTGAAGGTAATTTAAAACAGACTGCGCCTACCGACTCTAATCTCCACATTGGTCATAAGGCAGCGATGGATACCTTGGCTTTTCAGCTAGACCCGAGTTTGAAAGTTTTAAAAATGCCTCGTCAACGGCTATTAATTGCTGATGCAGTAGGTTTGGGTAAGACTTTAGAAGCGGGGATTTTAGTTTCAGAATTGATTCGACGAGGTAAAGGAAGACGCATTTTAGTAGTAACAACTAAAAGTATGTTAACTCAATTTCAGAAGGAGTTTTGGTCGCGTTTTACTATTCCTTTAGTACGTTTAGACTCAGTAGGAATTCAAAGAATTAGATCGCGCATTCCCACCAATCACAATCCCTTTCACTATTACGATAAAGCGATAGTTTCTGTAGATACTCTCAAGCAGGATCGCGAGTATCGTACTTATATTGAAAACGCTTACTGGGATGTCATTGTTATTGATGAGGCGCATAATGTAGCGCGTCGCGGAAAAGGACAAAGTACCTCTTTAAGAGCTAAATTAGCCGAAAGACTGGCAACTCGTTCTGACAGTTTGATTATGCTGTCGGCTACGCCTCATGATGGTCGGGCAGAAAGTTTTGCTAGCTTGATGAATATGCTCGATCCAACAGCGATCGCATCTGAACAAGACTATAGTAAAAGCGAAATACGAGATCTCTATGTCCGTCGTTTCAAAAAAGATGTCAAGGATCAGTTAGCCAAACATTTTCCCGAAAGAAACGCGATCGCAATTGAGAGTAATGCTTCTAATTTGGAAGAGTCAGCTTTTGAGATACTCGATAGTTTGAAACTCCCCTCGATCAATAAAAAAGGGAAGGCAGGGATGTTGTTTAAAACAACCTTGCTCAAGGCAATGTTATCTAGTCCGATGGCTTGTTTGGAAACGCTAACTAGACGCATCAAGAAAGTAGAGAAGAATAGCGATTCGTCTACACAAGATAAGGACATTGCTGAGTTGGAAGTTTTGCAGTCTGTTTTAAAGCAAGTTACTGCTTCGGAGTTTTCTAAATATCAAAAGTTATTGTCTGTGATCGAAGGCAAAAGCCAAGATGAATTTGCTTGGAAGGGGAAAGACTCAAAAGACCGTATTGTTATATTTACCGAGCGTTTGGAGACAATGCGCTTTCTTGAGAAGAATTTAGCTAAGGATTTGTCTCTCAAAGAAAATGCGCTCGCAACATTGGACGGAAGTATGTCTGATGTTGATTTGATGCGGATTATTGAGGATTTTGGTAACGAACAGTCTCCTGTCAGATTGTTGATTGCTACGGATGTGGCTTCAGAAGGAATTAACCTGCATTATTTATCCCATCGATTAATTCATTTTGATCTTCCCTGGTCTTTAATGGCGTTACAGCAACGTAATGGTCGGATCGATCGCTATGGACAAGAAGAACAACCACAGATTCGTTATTTATTAACTCGTTCCACTAATTCTCGGATGGATGAGGTTGAGAGAATTATTCAGGTACTATTGGTCAAGGATGAACAAGCGGTTAAGAATATTGGCGATCCCTCCGTATTTATGGGGGTATTTGATGTTGATGAAGAAATAAGGATTACTTCCCAAGCTATTGAATCAGGAACATCGGCGGAAGATTTTGCTAGCTCCCTCGAACCCAAACAGCCAAAAAATGATGATTTTGATTTCTTTGCTTTGTTAGATGAGCCAGTTGTTGAGATACGGCAACGCGATGACCGGGAGACGCGGGTAGGAGATGAAAACATTGCTGAAATGCCTAGCTTATTCCAAGATGATTTTAGTTATGTAAAAGCTGCTTTAGAAGAATATAAACAGGAGCAAGATTTACAGTTATCTATTCTTGAAGATGAACTCTTAATTGAGTTAACCATGCCGAAAGAGTTACGAGATCGCTATAAACGCTTTCCCAGAGAGATTTTACCTGAAAAGAATGAACCATTAAGGTTATCGGCAGATAAAGTCGCAATCGCACTTGGTTTAGATGAAGCCAGACGTGCTGAAGATAGTTGGTCTTCGTTGCAGTATCTCTGGGAATTACATCCAATAGTTACTTGGCTCAACGATAGGGGAGTAACTTTATTTGGTCGTCATCAAGCTCCTGTAATTACTTTAGGTGATAAATTAGCACCGACTGAAGTTGTATTTATTATCTCTGGAGTGATTCCTAACCGCCGAGGGCAACCTTTGATCAACAAGTGGTTGGGGGTAGTGTTTGAGAAAAATAAATTTGTCAGGGTTGAAGAATTTACTGCCACACGCGATCGCACTAATTTAGGGAATGAACCAATTCCCAATACTAATCAACCGATAGATGAGTCTTTACTAAAATTGCGATCGCAAGCTGTGGATCAGGCGACCAAAAATATTCTCGCAGCAGACAAAGAATATAACGATCGCATTAATCCCATACTTTCTCAGCAATTAGATCGCCTAGAGCAGCTTAGATGGGAACACAATCGACAGCTTGAACTGAAGTTCGAGAATATAAATACGATTACAGAGAGTAAGAAGCAGAAAGAGCAAAACCGTATCAAGCGCATTTTTGACGATTACTACTCTTGGGTAGAAGAAAGCACTATTACCGAGAAAGTTCCTTATATAAAAATTGTCGCAGTTTTAAGCAGTAGTGAATGA
- a CDS encoding cold-shock protein, with amino-acid sequence MSTGTIKFFNDEKGFGFILQDDGGKDLFVHASEIEGERNTKLKEGQKVEYEIGQGKKGPCAINVIPK; translated from the coding sequence ATGAGTACTGGTACAATCAAGTTTTTCAATGACGAAAAAGGATTTGGTTTCATTCTTCAAGATGATGGAGGGAAAGATCTTTTTGTACATGCTTCGGAAATTGAAGGCGAACGCAATACCAAGCTCAAGGAAGGTCAGAAAGTAGAATACGAAATCGGGCAAGGTAAGAAAGGACCATGTGCAATCAACGTCATTCCCAAGTAA
- a CDS encoding thermonuclease family protein yields MKAKLFLFYLRFRKPIILVLAFIVSVIVGLDKWQRYKYKTADYTPWTLVTVNSGSSFTVASHHETKTINLCGVAATGDESKKYLQSVINLGDGTVELEKVGDRYEAWISMDRNYDVELVKHISTKSNELVEQEIHLNTWLLERGLARRDTQGSSRCKEPEHLVWAENIAREDNLGIWHHN; encoded by the coding sequence ATGAAAGCAAAGTTATTTCTATTCTATTTACGTTTTCGTAAGCCGATAATCTTGGTCTTGGCTTTTATCGTCTCTGTTATCGTAGGTTTGGACAAGTGGCAGCGATATAAATACAAAACAGCCGACTACACCCCCTGGACTTTAGTAACTGTTAACAGTGGCTCAAGTTTTACAGTGGCTAGTCACCATGAAACTAAAACTATTAATCTTTGTGGTGTAGCAGCAACAGGAGATGAGTCCAAGAAGTATTTGCAGTCAGTCATTAATTTGGGTGATGGCACAGTAGAACTAGAAAAAGTTGGCGATCGCTACGAAGCTTGGATCTCAATGGATCGTAACTATGATGTTGAGTTGGTCAAACATATCTCAACCAAATCTAATGAACTAGTCGAGCAAGAGATTCATCTCAATACCTGGTTGCTCGAACGGGGGTTAGCCCGTCGCGACACCCAAGGGTCGAGTCGATGTAAAGAACCAGAACATTTAGTCTGGGCAGAGAATATCGCTAGAGAAGACAACTTGGGAATTTGGCATCACAATTGA
- the psbA gene encoding photosystem II q(b) protein, which produces MTTTLQQTQTQNNWERFCQWVTSTNNRIYVGWFGVLMIPTLLAATTCFLIAFVAAPPVDIDGIREPVAGSLLYGNNIISGAVVPSSNAIGLHFYPIWEAASLDEWLYNGGPYQLIIFHFLIGVFSYLGRQWELSFRLGMRPWICVAYSAPVSAATAVFLIYPLGQGSFSDGMPLGISGTFNFMLVFQAEHNILMHPFHMLGVAGVFGGSLFSAMHGSLVTSSLVRETTETESQNYGYKFGQEEETYNIVAAHGYFGRLIFQYASFNNSRSLHFFLGAWPVIGIWFTAMGISTMAFNLNGFNFNQSVMDSQGRVVNTWADILNRANLGFEVMHERNAHNFPLDLASGEQAPVAISAPAING; this is translated from the coding sequence ATGACAACTACACTACAACAAACCCAAACCCAGAATAACTGGGAAAGGTTCTGTCAGTGGGTAACAAGCACTAACAACCGCATCTATGTTGGTTGGTTCGGAGTCTTGATGATCCCCACCCTCCTAGCAGCCACAACTTGTTTTCTCATCGCCTTTGTCGCAGCACCTCCTGTAGACATCGACGGAATCCGCGAACCCGTAGCAGGTTCACTACTATACGGAAACAATATCATCTCTGGTGCAGTTGTTCCTAGCTCCAATGCAATCGGTCTTCACTTCTACCCAATTTGGGAAGCAGCATCCTTAGATGAGTGGTTATACAACGGTGGCCCTTACCAATTGATTATTTTCCACTTCTTGATTGGTGTATTCTCATACCTCGGTCGTCAGTGGGAACTATCATTCCGTTTAGGAATGCGCCCTTGGATCTGTGTAGCTTACTCAGCACCTGTATCCGCAGCCACAGCAGTATTCTTAATCTATCCTTTAGGACAAGGTTCATTCTCTGATGGTATGCCTCTTGGTATCTCTGGTACGTTCAATTTCATGTTGGTCTTCCAAGCAGAACACAACATTTTGATGCACCCCTTCCATATGTTGGGAGTAGCAGGTGTATTCGGTGGAAGCTTGTTCTCTGCAATGCACGGTTCACTAGTAACATCTTCCTTAGTACGTGAAACAACTGAAACCGAGTCTCAAAACTACGGTTACAAGTTCGGACAAGAAGAAGAAACCTACAACATCGTTGCAGCGCACGGCTACTTCGGTCGTCTAATCTTCCAATACGCATCCTTCAACAACTCCAGAAGTCTACACTTCTTCCTCGGAGCATGGCCTGTAATCGGCATTTGGTTCACAGCAATGGGTATCTCCACAATGGCGTTCAACCTGAATGGATTTAACTTCAACCAGTCCGTAATGGATTCTCAAGGACGTGTAGTCAACACCTGGGCAGACATCTTAAACCGAGCCAACCTTGGTTTTGAAGTAATGCACGAGCGTAATGCACACAACTTCCCATTAGACTTGGCTAGTGGCGAACAAGCTCCTGTAGCAATAAGCGCCCCTGCTATCAACGGCTAA